From Anopheles coluzzii chromosome 3, AcolN3, whole genome shotgun sequence, the proteins below share one genomic window:
- the LOC120957241 gene encoding uncharacterized protein LOC120957241 isoform X2, which yields MSATPDRQSITSYKLKSPRTPTSPGNVATLRIQEAIASIIELHQKWIQAADKGISYCNAIRNTKKNILPQSATTDPDPYPENLQLYCKNLMVMVTIMEDVKTNALVAMEKIKSLNEFFAHQDVIGCTWNYRKTLDAVEQIISSYTREISLRKFVADRALYNA from the exons atgtcTGCTACTCCGGATCGGCAAAGTATTACCTCCTATAAACTCAAATCCCCACGGACTCCAACATCGCCAGGAAATGTGGCAACTTTAAGAATACAGGAGGCTATTGCGAGCATTATAGAGCTACACCAAAAATGGATACAAGCTGCAGACAAAGGAATCTCATACTGTAATGCGATAAGAAACACGAAGAAAAACATCCTGCCACAATCTGCGACAACAGATCCGGATCCTTATCCCGAGAACTTACAATTGTATTGTAAAAATCTGATGGTGATGGTTACAATAATGGAAGATGTCAAAACAAATGCCTTGGTGGCTATGGAGAAAATTAAATCCTTGAACGAGTTTTTCGCCCATCAAGATGTAATTGGTTGCACATGGAACTACCGTAAAACGCTAGACGCCGTTGAACAAATCATTTCATCATACACGAGGGAAATTAGTCTTCGAAAGTTTGTGGCAG ATCGGGCACTCTACAACGCTTGA
- the LOC120957241 gene encoding uncharacterized protein LOC120957241 isoform X1 yields the protein MSATPDRQSITSYKLKSPRTPTSPGNVATLRIQEAIASIIELHQKWIQAADKGISYCNAIRNTKKNILPQSATTDPDPYPENLQLYCKNLMVMVTIMEDVKTNALVAMEKIKSLNEFFAHQDVIGCTWNYRKTLDAVEQIISSYTREISLRKFVAEQIGHSTTLDHLTYVAISWNHGIDIERERESIIRMMSFEYKFTS from the exons atgtcTGCTACTCCGGATCGGCAAAGTATTACCTCCTATAAACTCAAATCCCCACGGACTCCAACATCGCCAGGAAATGTGGCAACTTTAAGAATACAGGAGGCTATTGCGAGCATTATAGAGCTACACCAAAAATGGATACAAGCTGCAGACAAAGGAATCTCATACTGTAATGCGATAAGAAACACGAAGAAAAACATCCTGCCACAATCTGCGACAACAGATCCGGATCCTTATCCCGAGAACTTACAATTGTATTGTAAAAATCTGATGGTGATGGTTACAATAATGGAAGATGTCAAAACAAATGCCTTGGTGGCTATGGAGAAAATTAAATCCTTGAACGAGTTTTTCGCCCATCAAGATGTAATTGGTTGCACATGGAACTACCGTAAAACGCTAGACGCCGTTGAACAAATCATTTCATCATACACGAGGGAAATTAGTCTTCGAAAGTTTGTGGCAG AACAGATCGGGCACTCTACAACGCTTGACCACCTGACGTACGTTGCAATCAGCTGGAACCACGGTATTGACATCGAACGAGAAAGAGAATCGATTATTAGAATGATGTCTTTTGAATACAAATTCACATCATAA
- the LOC120957239 gene encoding uncharacterized protein LOC120957239 isoform X2 yields the protein MELRVRVMSLEETRRTQRPYRYGMMLLCVGALVNWLGLAENYSEPVRYAGVACILGACLICTAMCCWLHTPGRSGTNGDEGDDPVHVISANDERRREKPPDYDTVAAAPPSYDDAIKLDPAALLHLSIASNANVSSNANINYIPTVHPSSSHTMSNSNCTETVQSTEGSQILDCSITVCDEKMCSEKPPPYAEPVVCGTSISSDERTSRSTN from the exons ATGGAACTAAGAGTGAGAG tCATGTCACTAGAAGAAACACGTCGAACCCAGCGACCATATCGCTATGGGATGATGCTGTTATGTGTTGGCGCATTGGTGAATTGGTTGGGTCTGGCCGAAAATTATTCAGAACCAGTACGATACGCGGGAGTTGCATGTATTTTAG GTGCCTGTCTCATATGTACTGCAATGTGTTGTTGGCTTCACACACCCGGTCGATCGGGAACGAATGGTGACGAG GGCGATGATCCTGTTCACGTCATTAGTGCTAATGATGAACGAAGGCGTGAAAAGCCTCCCGACTACGACACTGTAGCTGCCGCCCCACCAAGCTACGACGATGCGATCAAGCTTGATCCTGCCGCTCTTTTACACTTGTCAATAGCATCGAACGCAAATGTCAGCAGTAATGCGAACATTAATTACATCCCTACAGTACATCCCAGCTCATCCCATACAATGAGTAATAGTAATTGTACTGAAACCGTTCAAAGCACTGAAGGTAGCCAAATACTAGACTGTTCTATTACCGTGTGCGATGAAAAAATGTGTTCCGAGAAACCACCTCCCTACGCAGAACCAGTCGTCTGTGGCACAAGTATTTCATCTGACGAACGAACATCTCGCAGTACTAACTGA
- the LOC120957239 gene encoding uncharacterized protein LOC120957239 isoform X3, with the protein MDNMIMSLEETRRTQRPYRYGMMLLCVGALVNWLGLAENYSEPVRYAGVACILAGACLICTAMCCWLHTPGRSGTNGDEGDDPVHVISANDERRREKPPDYDTVAAAPPSYDDAIKLDPAALLHLSIASNANVSSNANINYIPTVHPSSSHTMSNSNCTETVQSTEGSQILDCSITVCDEKMCSEKPPPYAEPVVCGTSISSDERTSRSTN; encoded by the exons ATGGATAACATGA tCATGTCACTAGAAGAAACACGTCGAACCCAGCGACCATATCGCTATGGGATGATGCTGTTATGTGTTGGCGCATTGGTGAATTGGTTGGGTCTGGCCGAAAATTATTCAGAACCAGTACGATACGCGGGAGTTGCATGTATTTTAG CAGGTGCCTGTCTCATATGTACTGCAATGTGTTGTTGGCTTCACACACCCGGTCGATCGGGAACGAATGGTGACGAG GGCGATGATCCTGTTCACGTCATTAGTGCTAATGATGAACGAAGGCGTGAAAAGCCTCCCGACTACGACACTGTAGCTGCCGCCCCACCAAGCTACGACGATGCGATCAAGCTTGATCCTGCCGCTCTTTTACACTTGTCAATAGCATCGAACGCAAATGTCAGCAGTAATGCGAACATTAATTACATCCCTACAGTACATCCCAGCTCATCCCATACAATGAGTAATAGTAATTGTACTGAAACCGTTCAAAGCACTGAAGGTAGCCAAATACTAGACTGTTCTATTACCGTGTGCGATGAAAAAATGTGTTCCGAGAAACCACCTCCCTACGCAGAACCAGTCGTCTGTGGCACAAGTATTTCATCTGACGAACGAACATCTCGCAGTACTAACTGA
- the LOC120957239 gene encoding uncharacterized protein LOC120957239 isoform X1 gives MELRVRVMSLEETRRTQRPYRYGMMLLCVGALVNWLGLAENYSEPVRYAGVACILAGACLICTAMCCWLHTPGRSGTNGDEGDDPVHVISANDERRREKPPDYDTVAAAPPSYDDAIKLDPAALLHLSIASNANVSSNANINYIPTVHPSSSHTMSNSNCTETVQSTEGSQILDCSITVCDEKMCSEKPPPYAEPVVCGTSISSDERTSRSTN, from the exons ATGGAACTAAGAGTGAGAG tCATGTCACTAGAAGAAACACGTCGAACCCAGCGACCATATCGCTATGGGATGATGCTGTTATGTGTTGGCGCATTGGTGAATTGGTTGGGTCTGGCCGAAAATTATTCAGAACCAGTACGATACGCGGGAGTTGCATGTATTTTAG CAGGTGCCTGTCTCATATGTACTGCAATGTGTTGTTGGCTTCACACACCCGGTCGATCGGGAACGAATGGTGACGAG GGCGATGATCCTGTTCACGTCATTAGTGCTAATGATGAACGAAGGCGTGAAAAGCCTCCCGACTACGACACTGTAGCTGCCGCCCCACCAAGCTACGACGATGCGATCAAGCTTGATCCTGCCGCTCTTTTACACTTGTCAATAGCATCGAACGCAAATGTCAGCAGTAATGCGAACATTAATTACATCCCTACAGTACATCCCAGCTCATCCCATACAATGAGTAATAGTAATTGTACTGAAACCGTTCAAAGCACTGAAGGTAGCCAAATACTAGACTGTTCTATTACCGTGTGCGATGAAAAAATGTGTTCCGAGAAACCACCTCCCTACGCAGAACCAGTCGTCTGTGGCACAAGTATTTCATCTGACGAACGAACATCTCGCAGTACTAACTGA
- the LOC120954619 gene encoding trypsin-4-like, which produces MFEMLKLLIFLCSALSISECVKNRNKTYRIVGGHVVDIEMHPYQVSVRELNEHICGGSIITNRWVLTAGHCVDDTIAAYMNVRVGSAFYAKGGTIHPVDSVTSHPDHVPYSWLADFALLQLKHAIVFSTIAQPIALAFRLDNALSDRECVVTGWGRTLNEEESFDKLRAVQIPLVSRVLCNATYEGKIDQTMICAGDFVDGGKGSCAYDSGGPLVCGDMQVGIVSWGKGCAMPGYPDVYSSVLYARAWINSIVHNSIE; this is translated from the exons atgtTCGAAATGCTAAAGCTACTTATATTTTTGTGCAGTGCTTTGTCAATTTCAGAATGtgttaaaaatagaaataaaacatacagAATTGTCGGTGGCCATGTAGTAGACATTGAAATGCATCCGTACCAAGTGTCTGTACGTGAATTGAACGAGCACATTTGTGGTGGATCGATAATTACCAATCGATGGGTATTAACAGCAGGTCATTGCGTAGA TGATACCATAGCTGCTTACATGAACGTCCGTGTTGGATCTGCGTTTTACGCAAAAGGTGGAACGATACATCCTGTGGACTCAGTGACTTCACATCCAGACCATGTTCCGTATAGCTGGTTAGCGGACTTTGCTTTGCTGCAATTGAAACATGCGATAGTATTTTCTACAATCGCACAACCGATCGCTCTAGCCTTTCGCCTGGATAATGCTTTGAGCGATCGAGAATGTGTTGTCACCGGCTGGGGACGCACTCTAAACGAAGAAGAAAGCTTTGATAAGCTACGGGCGGTCCAGATCCCGTTGGTTTCGCGAGTACTGTGTAATGCTACATACGAAGGAAAGATCGATCAAACTATGATATGTGCGGGTGACTTTGTTGATGGCGGCAAAGGCAGTTGTGCGTATGATTCTGGTGGCCCACTGGTCTGTGGCGATATGCAAGTTGGAATCGTGTCCTGGGGTAAAGGGTGCGCGATGCCCGGATATCCGGATGTATATAGTAGTGTTTTATACGCAAGAGCGTGGATCAACAGCATAGTACACAATTCCATTGAATGA
- the LOC120957239 gene encoding uncharacterized protein LOC120957239 isoform X4: protein MSLEETRRTQRPYRYGMMLLCVGALVNWLGLAENYSEPVRYAGVACILAGACLICTAMCCWLHTPGRSGTNGDEGDDPVHVISANDERRREKPPDYDTVAAAPPSYDDAIKLDPAALLHLSIASNANVSSNANINYIPTVHPSSSHTMSNSNCTETVQSTEGSQILDCSITVCDEKMCSEKPPPYAEPVVCGTSISSDERTSRSTN, encoded by the exons ATGTCACTAGAAGAAACACGTCGAACCCAGCGACCATATCGCTATGGGATGATGCTGTTATGTGTTGGCGCATTGGTGAATTGGTTGGGTCTGGCCGAAAATTATTCAGAACCAGTACGATACGCGGGAGTTGCATGTATTTTAG CAGGTGCCTGTCTCATATGTACTGCAATGTGTTGTTGGCTTCACACACCCGGTCGATCGGGAACGAATGGTGACGAG GGCGATGATCCTGTTCACGTCATTAGTGCTAATGATGAACGAAGGCGTGAAAAGCCTCCCGACTACGACACTGTAGCTGCCGCCCCACCAAGCTACGACGATGCGATCAAGCTTGATCCTGCCGCTCTTTTACACTTGTCAATAGCATCGAACGCAAATGTCAGCAGTAATGCGAACATTAATTACATCCCTACAGTACATCCCAGCTCATCCCATACAATGAGTAATAGTAATTGTACTGAAACCGTTCAAAGCACTGAAGGTAGCCAAATACTAGACTGTTCTATTACCGTGTGCGATGAAAAAATGTGTTCCGAGAAACCACCTCCCTACGCAGAACCAGTCGTCTGTGGCACAAGTATTTCATCTGACGAACGAACATCTCGCAGTACTAACTGA